In one window of Cytophagaceae bacterium ABcell3 DNA:
- the recO gene encoding DNA repair protein RecO, whose amino-acid sequence MLHKTKGVVLNFIRYRETSIISKIYTEQFGLRTYIINGVRSKKPGSRIAFFQPLTLLDLVVYHNEKREINRISEIRCSKPYSGIPFDPIKTSIAIFLNEILARTLKEEVPNQELFDFISLSFSWFDDAESSFSNFHLQFLLKYAGLLGYYPAASEDIYHGLNQDETQLLEALIQQRYDSQIILNAGMRRRLLDVILRFYAAHIDNFGEMRSLKILQEIM is encoded by the coding sequence ATGCTTCATAAAACCAAAGGGGTAGTTTTAAATTTTATCAGATATAGAGAAACCTCTATTATCAGCAAAATATATACTGAGCAGTTTGGACTTAGGACTTATATCATCAATGGCGTTAGAAGCAAAAAGCCGGGAAGCCGTATTGCTTTCTTCCAACCGCTCACCTTACTAGACCTAGTGGTTTATCATAATGAAAAAAGGGAAATAAACCGGATTTCAGAAATCAGGTGCAGCAAACCTTATTCAGGCATACCTTTTGACCCAATCAAAACCTCTATTGCAATCTTTCTAAACGAAATATTGGCCCGCACACTTAAAGAAGAGGTTCCCAACCAAGAGCTGTTTGACTTTATATCATTAAGTTTTTCGTGGTTTGATGATGCAGAAAGTAGCTTTAGCAATTTCCATTTACAGTTTTTATTGAAATATGCTGGTTTACTAGGATATTACCCTGCGGCATCGGAAGATATTTATCATGGGTTAAATCAAGATGAAACTCAATTACTGGAAGCGCTGATCCAGCAAAGGTATGATAGTCAAATCATATTAAACGCTGGCATGAGGCGACGCCTTTTGGATGTCATTTTAAGGTTTTACGCAGCACATATAGACAACTTTGGAGAAATGCGGTCCTTAAAAATCCTACAAGAGATAATGTAA
- the murF gene encoding UDP-N-acetylmuramoyl-tripeptide--D-alanyl-D-alanine ligase: MAVSIENLYQIYKKSTGVSTDTRNIQQGNIFFALKGPSFNANEFAEDALSKGAAYAVVDDQKVVKDERFLLVDNVLDTLQKLSRHHRRQFSIPFIAITGSNGKTTTKELVNTVLAAKYKTYATKGNLNNHIGIPLTLLSIATDTEIAIIEMGANHQQEIAGYCKIAEPTHGLITNIGKAHLEGFGGIEGVKKGKGELYDYLLETNGTAFVYSENEVLLSMSKFKEPIMYPGENDFYHCELVSADPFVKLKTENNNTVETALIGAYNYENIAAALCIGKYFKVPAQDAERAVASYVPQNNRSQIVEQGTNHIVLDAYNANPSSMKVAIQNFKKIAADKKIAILGDMLELGSESPAEHRAIGDLLKNAGFTKVFLCGPHMKEAAAVMPDAEYSEKRDALESKLKSLAPKHCHILIKGSRGMGLEKLLEVL, translated from the coding sequence ATGGCAGTTTCAATAGAAAACCTTTATCAAATTTACAAGAAAAGCACAGGAGTAAGTACAGATACAAGGAACATTCAACAGGGAAATATTTTTTTTGCATTAAAAGGCCCAAGCTTTAATGCCAATGAATTTGCTGAAGATGCCTTAAGCAAAGGAGCTGCTTATGCTGTAGTAGATGATCAGAAAGTTGTAAAAGATGAGCGTTTTTTATTGGTAGACAATGTTCTTGACACGTTACAGAAACTGTCTAGGCACCATAGAAGACAATTTTCTATTCCGTTCATCGCCATTACAGGTTCTAATGGCAAAACTACTACCAAAGAGCTCGTAAACACAGTCCTTGCTGCCAAATATAAAACATATGCCACCAAAGGCAACCTAAACAACCATATTGGCATCCCCCTCACCTTATTATCCATTGCCACTGACACCGAAATAGCCATTATAGAGATGGGCGCTAACCATCAGCAGGAGATAGCCGGTTATTGTAAGATAGCCGAACCTACCCATGGCTTAATTACTAATATTGGCAAAGCCCATTTAGAAGGTTTCGGAGGCATAGAAGGCGTAAAAAAAGGAAAAGGTGAACTATATGACTACTTATTAGAAACCAATGGTACCGCTTTTGTCTATTCCGAAAATGAGGTTCTCCTTTCTATGTCCAAGTTCAAAGAACCCATCATGTATCCAGGGGAAAATGATTTCTACCACTGTGAGTTAGTATCGGCAGATCCTTTTGTAAAGCTCAAAACTGAGAACAACAACACAGTAGAAACGGCGCTCATAGGGGCGTATAACTATGAAAATATAGCAGCGGCACTCTGTATTGGAAAATATTTTAAAGTGCCAGCACAGGACGCTGAAAGAGCCGTAGCCTCTTATGTCCCCCAAAACAACAGAAGCCAAATCGTAGAGCAAGGCACGAACCATATCGTATTGGATGCTTACAATGCTAATCCGTCTTCAATGAAAGTTGCCATTCAGAATTTCAAAAAAATTGCAGCAGACAAAAAAATTGCCATACTAGGCGATATGTTAGAACTCGGTTCAGAAAGCCCTGCCGAACATAGGGCCATTGGCGACCTTCTAAAAAATGCTGGGTTTACCAAAGTCTTCCTTTGTGGCCCGCATATGAAAGAAGCTGCTGCCGTAATGCCGGATGCAGAATATTCAGAAAAGAGAGACGCGCTGGAAAGCAAACTCAAATCGCTGGCACCAAAACATTGCCATATTCTTATAAAAGGTTCCAGGGGTATGGGACTTGAAAAATTATTGGAGGTACTTTAA
- a CDS encoding DUF2314 domain-containing protein has protein sequence MGRVTGLLLFFSIIISGCGNSPMDDHSDVSHYNYDLGFVKAKHDASLSMLEFIAIFQQRQKDTSFFFSVKAEFTEGNLSEHMWVEVVNIKDKTIRGILGNQPQMLRKIQLGEQVKLHISEVEDWMIYDMKRDTVLGAHLIRAMGREHLLH, from the coding sequence ATGGGTAGGGTAACAGGTTTACTGCTTTTCTTTTCAATAATTATTAGTGGGTGTGGAAACTCACCTATGGACGATCATTCTGATGTGTCTCATTATAATTATGACTTAGGCTTTGTCAAGGCAAAGCATGATGCCTCACTCTCTATGTTGGAATTTATAGCTATTTTTCAGCAGAGGCAAAAAGATACCTCTTTCTTTTTTTCTGTTAAGGCCGAATTTACTGAAGGGAACCTTTCGGAACATATGTGGGTAGAGGTGGTCAATATTAAAGATAAAACCATTAGAGGCATACTGGGAAACCAGCCTCAGATGTTAAGGAAAATCCAGTTGGGAGAGCAGGTGAAACTTCACATATCAGAGGTTGAGGACTGGATGATCTATGACATGAAGCGTGATACTGTTTTGGGCGCCCATCTGATCAGGGCTATGGGCAGGGAACACCTGCTCCATTAA
- a CDS encoding amidohydrolase gives MQDLKATLIQNPLTWQDKTANLANFEERIWQITEQPDLIVLPEMFNTGFTMHAQEVAEPMNLTTFKWMKQMAAQTQAVITGSFIVKENHNFYNRLVWMRPDGSYECYDKRHLFRMAGEHEVFSPGKTKTIVKLKGWNILPVVCYDLRFPVWLRNRNNEYDLLICIANWPESRSIAWKSLLQARAIENLSYVIGVNRIGKDGNDISYSGDSGVFSPKGELIYACDNHETIQTAILNKESLDSFRKAFPAWQDADDFTLGN, from the coding sequence ATGCAAGATCTGAAAGCCACATTGATCCAAAATCCATTAACCTGGCAGGACAAAACAGCAAACTTGGCAAATTTCGAGGAAAGAATTTGGCAGATAACTGAGCAACCAGACCTAATTGTTTTGCCGGAGATGTTTAACACAGGCTTTACCATGCATGCCCAAGAGGTAGCCGAGCCAATGAACCTGACGACATTTAAATGGATGAAACAAATGGCTGCCCAGACACAAGCAGTAATCACCGGAAGCTTTATAGTGAAAGAAAACCACAACTTTTACAACAGACTGGTGTGGATGCGCCCTGACGGAAGTTATGAATGCTATGACAAAAGGCACCTATTTCGGATGGCTGGCGAGCATGAAGTTTTTTCACCAGGCAAAACAAAAACCATAGTAAAACTCAAAGGCTGGAATATTTTGCCTGTTGTTTGCTACGACCTCCGTTTTCCCGTATGGCTAAGGAACAGAAACAACGAGTACGACCTGCTCATTTGCATTGCCAACTGGCCCGAAAGCCGTAGCATCGCTTGGAAAAGTTTGCTCCAGGCAAGGGCTATTGAAAACCTATCGTATGTAATAGGTGTAAATCGCATAGGAAAAGATGGGAATGACATCAGCTATTCGGGTGACTCAGGTGTATTCTCGCCCAAAGGTGAACTCATATATGCTTGTGACAATCATGAAACAATACAAACAGCAATCTTGAACAAGGAAAGCCTAGATAGCTTTAGAAAAGCTTTTCCTGCGTGGCAAGACGCTGATGACTTTACATTAGGTAATTAG
- a CDS encoding methionine aminotransferase: MTFSSKLPNVNTTIFTVMSKMAAEHNAINMAQGFPDYSCDDELVDLVYTYMKAGLNQYAPMAGVALLREAIAEKIKLCYNAQVNPETEITLTCGASEAVYTAISTVVKPGDEVIVFEPAFDSYVPAIQLCGGKPVFIEMNWPHYKPDWDLVRKAINKRTKLIIINSPHNPTGSTLAPHDLLQLEEIVTESGLFVLSDEVYEHITFDNLTHESILKHPGLRDRSFTAFSFGKTYHTTGWRMGYCVAPAHLTEEFRKIHQYITFSIPTPMQFAMADFLKKKEHYLKLPDFYQKKRDFFNTALKESRFLIEPSEGTYFQLANYSHISKDSDVVMAEKLTKENGIACIPVSTFYHNKKDDKILRFCFAKQEGTLRKATDILCKI, encoded by the coding sequence ATGACTTTTTCCAGCAAATTACCCAATGTAAACACCACCATATTTACCGTCATGTCTAAAATGGCGGCAGAACATAATGCCATTAATATGGCCCAAGGCTTTCCTGATTATTCGTGTGACGATGAGCTGGTAGACCTTGTATACACTTATATGAAGGCAGGTTTAAACCAATATGCTCCCATGGCTGGAGTAGCCCTGCTTCGGGAAGCTATTGCTGAAAAAATAAAACTATGCTATAATGCGCAGGTAAACCCGGAAACAGAGATCACGCTTACCTGCGGCGCATCTGAAGCTGTATATACAGCAATATCTACAGTAGTCAAGCCAGGAGATGAGGTAATTGTATTTGAACCAGCCTTCGACAGTTATGTCCCTGCCATACAACTCTGTGGCGGGAAGCCTGTATTTATAGAAATGAATTGGCCGCACTACAAACCAGATTGGGACTTGGTACGAAAAGCAATAAACAAGCGCACCAAACTTATTATTATCAATTCGCCCCACAACCCCACAGGTAGTACCCTAGCGCCACATGACCTATTGCAACTGGAAGAGATAGTTACAGAATCAGGACTTTTTGTCCTCAGCGACGAAGTGTATGAACACATCACTTTTGACAACCTTACACATGAAAGTATCCTAAAACATCCAGGGTTGCGAGACAGGAGTTTTACTGCATTTTCCTTTGGTAAAACCTATCATACCACCGGATGGCGCATGGGCTATTGCGTAGCGCCTGCACATCTGACTGAAGAGTTCAGGAAAATCCACCAGTACATCACCTTTAGTATTCCTACCCCCATGCAGTTTGCCATGGCAGATTTTTTAAAGAAAAAAGAACACTATCTTAAGCTTCCTGATTTTTACCAAAAGAAACGGGACTTTTTCAATACAGCACTCAAGGAGTCTCGCTTTTTGATAGAGCCATCAGAAGGCACATATTTCCAACTGGCGAACTACAGTCACATTTCCAAAGACAGTGATGTAGTAATGGCAGAAAAACTTACTAAAGAAAATGGCATAGCATGTATTCCAGTGTCGACCTTTTATCACAATAAAAAAGACGATAAGATCTTAAGGTTCTGCTTTGCCAAACAAGAAGGTACACTACGAAAAGCAACCGATATTTTATGCAAGATCTGA
- the def gene encoding peptide deformylase: MIYPIVAYGDPILKKPASDIEKGSVDVKKLSDDMFETMYASHGVGLAGPQINKSLRIFVADGSGLDESLTDFKKTFINPEILIESEEEWEYEEGCLSIPGIRSTVTRPESIKVKYFDTDWNEHIEEYDGIAARIFQHEYDHLEGILFVDYMSGLRKNLLKGKLSNISKGKVTVDYKMKFPVRK, translated from the coding sequence ATGATATATCCCATAGTGGCATACGGAGATCCCATTTTAAAAAAACCAGCTTCTGATATTGAAAAAGGCTCTGTTGATGTTAAGAAATTGTCCGATGATATGTTTGAGACCATGTATGCATCGCACGGTGTAGGTTTAGCAGGCCCTCAAATTAACAAATCTCTCAGAATTTTTGTGGCCGACGGATCTGGATTGGATGAAAGCCTTACTGATTTCAAAAAAACATTTATCAATCCTGAGATTCTTATAGAAAGTGAAGAAGAATGGGAGTATGAAGAAGGATGTTTGAGCATTCCAGGCATTCGCTCTACTGTCACAAGACCAGAAAGTATAAAAGTCAAATATTTTGACACCGACTGGAATGAACATATAGAGGAGTACGATGGCATAGCTGCCAGAATTTTCCAACATGAATATGATCATCTAGAAGGTATTTTATTTGTAGACTACATGTCAGGGCTCAGAAAAAATTTGCTTAAAGGAAAGCTGTCCAACATCAGCAAGGGCAAAGTAACAGTAGATTATAAAATGAAGTTTCCAGTGAGGAAGTAA